The following proteins are encoded in a genomic region of Leptospira fainei serovar Hurstbridge str. BUT 6:
- the sppA gene encoding signal peptide peptidase SppA yields the protein MDRNRLALAVTFVVTVLALFVGLINLVSSISPSKLTRIDGGGGFGTERIGAALIKIEGEIHSGHSGYDSAGAQTILQQLRSIEEDPNIVGILVEINSPGGSVGASQEIYRELMYLRKEKNKKVVVSMKDIAASGGYYIAAAADKIFALGGTLTGSIGVIAIAPNIKGLLDRYGVKVRTFKEGKYKDSLSLFRDNTAEEDAMIQKMLSDTYEEFIEDVSKGRNQTVKFVQSLAEGRIYSGQDAFRNKLIDDIGGRREAVVELSKLCNYDGTIPLYEEEPNPLDRFFQLFQAKTGVFSGEKALLEELKRSPVLVLYPQAMAW from the coding sequence GTGGATCGAAATCGTCTTGCCTTAGCCGTAACATTCGTCGTAACCGTCCTGGCCTTATTTGTAGGCTTAATTAATCTCGTATCTAGTATCAGCCCATCGAAACTTACTCGAATCGACGGCGGAGGAGGATTCGGAACCGAACGAATCGGAGCCGCTTTGATTAAGATAGAAGGCGAAATTCATTCCGGACATTCCGGTTATGATAGCGCTGGAGCTCAAACGATACTCCAGCAACTCCGCTCGATAGAAGAAGATCCTAATATCGTCGGTATCCTAGTGGAAATAAATTCTCCCGGAGGAAGCGTAGGAGCTTCACAGGAAATTTATCGAGAATTGATGTATCTCCGTAAGGAAAAGAATAAGAAGGTCGTCGTCTCGATGAAAGACATTGCGGCTTCCGGAGGTTATTATATAGCCGCCGCTGCCGATAAAATCTTCGCCTTGGGCGGGACTTTGACCGGATCGATCGGAGTCATAGCTATTGCTCCCAATATTAAAGGATTGTTGGATCGATATGGAGTTAAAGTAAGAACCTTTAAGGAAGGAAAATATAAGGATTCATTGTCCTTATTTCGGGACAATACTGCGGAAGAGGACGCGATGATCCAGAAAATGCTCTCCGACACGTATGAGGAATTTATTGAAGACGTTTCCAAAGGGAGAAATCAGACCGTAAAGTTCGTTCAATCGTTAGCGGAAGGAAGGATTTATTCCGGACAGGATGCGTTTCGCAATAAGCTTATCGATGATATCGGCGGTCGTCGAGAAGCAGTAGTGGAACTTTCGAAATTATGCAATTACGACGGGACAATCCCTCTGTACGAAGAGGAACCGAACCCTCTAGATCGGTTCTTCCAATTATTTCAGGCAAAAACGGGAGTTTTCTCGGGCGAAAAAGCGCTTTTAGAAGAATTAAAACGATCTCCGGTCTTGGTTTTATACCCGCAAGCTATGGCTTGGTAA
- a CDS encoding Acg family FMN-binding oxidoreductase, whose amino-acid sequence MFLRKSIGLGIVLTVPEFLCYCSSLSDRNFGLEGNNPFKNSEAMGFNNPILKALNIGITAPNPHNVQPWKFEILDDQSANLYVDERRLLKDTDPPARQIHIGQGTFLETLAIGASQFGYKAEFTIFPNGKYTTSDIGKKPIAKISLEKSSNVSVDPLADYIPKRATNRSVYFGDPLSENDFSNLLIDAKLRFSQAFFVNEKESAELKKSTISAMGIETNTYNTYEESRIWFRYNDDEINSKRDGLSLRGSGLSGVKYFAVRNFFLKPGKDSWHSESNRKAGLDMFVEQVNSSKGFIYLKTSQNRILDWILVGRDYVRLQLAATKYGFVIHPLSQILQEYSEMDALRVRFENEMRLKKGEKIQMLVRIGKSDYEFFSPRRNLKNMIAG is encoded by the coding sequence ATGTTTCTTCGTAAATCAATCGGCCTGGGAATTGTTTTGACTGTTCCCGAATTCTTGTGCTATTGTTCTTCTCTCTCGGATCGAAACTTCGGGTTAGAAGGAAATAATCCGTTTAAGAATTCGGAAGCGATGGGTTTTAATAATCCGATTTTAAAAGCGCTTAATATCGGAATAACGGCCCCTAATCCGCATAATGTTCAACCCTGGAAATTCGAAATCTTAGACGATCAATCAGCGAATTTATATGTCGATGAACGTAGGTTATTAAAAGACACCGATCCGCCCGCTAGACAAATTCACATCGGGCAGGGCACCTTCTTGGAAACGTTGGCAATCGGAGCAAGTCAATTTGGTTACAAAGCGGAATTTACTATTTTTCCGAACGGTAAATATACGACCTCCGATATAGGAAAAAAACCGATCGCAAAAATAAGCTTGGAAAAATCGTCGAATGTTTCCGTCGATCCTCTCGCGGATTATATTCCGAAACGCGCGACGAATCGAAGCGTTTATTTCGGCGATCCGCTAAGCGAGAACGATTTTTCAAACCTTCTAATCGATGCTAAATTACGATTCTCGCAAGCCTTTTTCGTGAATGAAAAGGAATCTGCAGAACTGAAAAAATCGACGATTTCGGCAATGGGAATCGAAACGAATACGTACAATACGTATGAAGAATCCAGAATTTGGTTCCGCTACAACGACGATGAGATCAATTCGAAGCGAGACGGTTTATCATTACGGGGCTCCGGACTTTCTGGAGTTAAATATTTCGCCGTAAGAAATTTTTTTCTAAAGCCCGGTAAAGATAGCTGGCATTCCGAAAGCAACCGGAAGGCCGGCCTTGATATGTTCGTCGAACAAGTGAATAGTTCGAAAGGTTTTATCTATTTGAAGACGTCCCAGAATCGGATTTTGGATTGGATTCTCGTGGGACGAGATTACGTGAGACTGCAATTGGCGGCCACCAAATACGGATTCGTGATTCATCCTTTGAGTCAGATTCTTCAGGAATATTCTGAAATGGATGCTCTTAGAGTACGGTTCGAAAACGAAATGCGTTTAAAGAAAGGGGAGAAAATCCAAATGCTAGTTCGAATCGGAAAAAGCGATTACGAGTTTTTTAGCCCGAGAAGAAATTTGAAAAATATGATCGCCGGATAA
- a CDS encoding MORN repeat-containing protein — MIFIVAAGAYYYLSPNCLKGNCKDGFGIKYLSGQYRYEGNFKNGLADGNGKLVLESGESYDGEWIRGNKEGTGTYIYMNGNRYVGSWKSNKPDGEGILYDLEGAVLYKGQWNAGNTVK; from the coding sequence ATGATCTTCATAGTCGCGGCGGGGGCTTACTATTATCTTTCTCCTAATTGTCTAAAAGGAAACTGCAAGGACGGTTTCGGAATTAAATACTTATCCGGCCAATATAGATATGAAGGTAATTTTAAGAACGGCCTCGCCGATGGTAATGGCAAACTTGTTTTGGAATCGGGAGAATCCTATGATGGCGAATGGATTCGCGGTAATAAGGAAGGAACTGGGACCTATATTTACATGAACGGAAATCGATATGTCGGTTCTTGGAAATCGAATAAACCCGATGGAGAAGGCATACTTTATGATTTGGAAGGAGCCGTTCTGTATAAAGGACAATGGAACGCTGGAAATACGGTAAAATGA
- the bla gene encoding subclass B1 metallo-beta-lactamase: MKIIVAITLLLPLQLGADDPKIRVTPLTEDFYVHTSYHKIDNVSFPSNGLIISTKSGAILIDTAWGNEQTVQVLQWIKENLKMPVRFAILTHFHDDRTGGIQELKNRNIPSYANRRTIQKMKSLNLPVPDRLLKDEMDFRMDDLVFKILYPGHGHSEDNIVVWFPLSKVLFGGCLVKSPQTKSLGNIKDANLVEWPKMIRSLEKSYSNAKFVIPGHEAWGGPEAFRRTLELLSGH; this comes from the coding sequence ATGAAAATTATCGTAGCTATCACGTTGTTACTGCCCTTGCAATTGGGTGCCGATGATCCGAAAATCAGAGTGACTCCGCTTACCGAGGATTTTTACGTTCATACTTCATATCATAAAATCGATAACGTGTCTTTTCCTTCCAATGGTTTAATTATTTCGACGAAATCGGGCGCAATTCTTATCGATACCGCTTGGGGAAACGAACAGACGGTCCAGGTTTTACAGTGGATTAAAGAGAATTTAAAAATGCCTGTCCGTTTTGCTATTCTTACCCACTTCCATGACGATCGAACGGGAGGTATTCAAGAGTTAAAGAATAGGAATATTCCGAGTTACGCAAATCGAAGAACGATTCAGAAAATGAAATCGCTTAACTTACCCGTTCCGGATCGACTATTGAAGGATGAAATGGATTTTCGGATGGACGATCTCGTATTCAAAATTCTTTATCCAGGCCATGGTCATAGTGAAGATAATATCGTAGTTTGGTTTCCCTTATCGAAGGTCCTCTTTGGCGGATGCTTAGTTAAGAGTCCGCAAACGAAAAGCCTCGGAAATATCAAAGATGCGAATTTAGTCGAATGGCCCAAAATGATACGGTCCTTAGAAAAGTCCTATTCCAACGCGAAATTTGTAATACCGGGACATGAAGCTTGGGGCGGTCCGGAAGCGTTTAGAAGAACCTTAGAATTATTATCCGGCCACTGA
- a CDS encoding DUF3995 domain-containing protein — MPDFISLSLTAIFLSLGCIHLYWVFGGNWGSDSVVPQLELEGRPAFIPGVGITFLMVLVFWSMAAVILAFSGFFQTPIERKIYRWCVAAISAIFFLRAFGDFRYVGFFKKVRGTKFAYWDTRIYSPLCLGIGILTSYLAITQ, encoded by the coding sequence ATGCCGGATTTTATTTCTCTTAGCCTAACAGCAATTTTCCTGTCCCTTGGATGTATTCACTTGTACTGGGTCTTCGGTGGTAATTGGGGGTCAGATTCGGTCGTGCCTCAGCTAGAATTGGAAGGTCGACCCGCTTTTATACCCGGAGTCGGTATCACATTTCTAATGGTATTGGTTTTTTGGTCGATGGCCGCCGTTATTTTGGCTTTTTCCGGATTCTTTCAAACTCCGATCGAACGTAAAATCTATCGATGGTGTGTAGCGGCAATATCGGCGATTTTTTTTCTGAGAGCATTCGGTGATTTCCGTTATGTGGGTTTCTTTAAAAAGGTTAGGGGGACTAAGTTCGCATACTGGGATACTCGCATATATTCGCCGCTTTGCCTCGGAATAGGAATTTTAACTTCTTATTTGGCGATTACTCAATAA
- a CDS encoding amidohydrolase family protein — MSLFDAHFHIIDPQFPLVPNHGFLPEPFTIADYKSKAYPLGISGGAVISGSFQVFDQTYLLHALSVLGKKFVGVTQLPATASDQEICLLAEAGVRAIRFNVRRGGSEELSKIKEMGARVYDLAGWHVELYIDAKEIDDFLEGVLLSLPKVSIDHMGLSKEGLPTILKLATKGVRIKATGFGRVDFDVQSALRNIADANPESLLFGTDLPSTRAAVPFTEKDLNLIRDTFEGDLLAKVLSKNARKFYGISS; from the coding sequence ATGTCCTTATTCGATGCCCATTTCCATATCATTGATCCGCAATTCCCGTTAGTTCCGAATCACGGATTTTTACCGGAACCTTTTACTATTGCCGATTACAAATCCAAAGCTTATCCGCTTGGAATTAGTGGAGGAGCAGTAATATCGGGATCGTTTCAGGTATTCGATCAAACATATTTATTGCATGCATTAAGCGTTCTCGGAAAAAAATTTGTAGGCGTTACCCAATTACCTGCAACCGCATCCGATCAAGAGATATGTCTACTTGCGGAGGCAGGGGTAAGAGCGATTCGATTCAATGTAAGGCGAGGGGGATCCGAGGAGTTATCTAAAATTAAGGAAATGGGTGCCCGAGTATACGATTTGGCGGGTTGGCACGTCGAACTTTATATAGACGCGAAAGAGATAGACGACTTTTTAGAAGGGGTTCTGCTTTCTTTGCCGAAAGTTTCTATAGATCACATGGGTCTTTCTAAAGAGGGACTTCCTACAATTTTGAAATTGGCAACAAAAGGGGTAAGAATTAAAGCAACCGGTTTCGGACGAGTTGATTTCGATGTACAATCCGCATTGCGAAACATCGCGGACGCGAATCCGGAAAGTTTGCTTTTCGGCACCGATCTTCCGTCTACCCGCGCGGCAGTTCCCTTTACCGAAAAAGATTTGAATTTGATTCGAGATACGTTCGAAGGCGATTTACTCGCTAAAGTTCTTTCAAAGAATGCTAGAAAGTTTTACGGGATTTCATCCTAA
- a CDS encoding SDR family NAD(P)-dependent oxidoreductase → MKSHTFTQKAQQKTVLITGGSSGIGKELALHFHIAGYRVLIVGLYKKELTQARQDLYANSPGGSIDILEWDLTSTDTSKKILAWTKSLGVKIDILINNAGFGLWGEATDLPAAKVESMLLLNVNAITSLTSTFGKQMKEDGHGTIMNVASTASLQALPFMAAYAASKSYVVRFSEAIAEELAPHGIKVCILYPGTTRTNFLNVAGIQKNDKKGSLGNMAYRVAMDPKEVARIGFEGVLAGKKKIVPGTLNKLHYLSTKIFPNWVVRKIAARIFGKA, encoded by the coding sequence ATGAAATCTCATACTTTTACACAAAAGGCTCAGCAAAAAACTGTCCTGATCACGGGTGGGTCTTCCGGAATCGGCAAAGAACTTGCTCTCCATTTCCATATTGCAGGCTATCGGGTTTTGATCGTCGGTCTTTATAAAAAAGAATTAACTCAGGCTCGACAAGATTTGTATGCGAACTCACCGGGTGGGTCAATCGACATACTCGAATGGGATCTAACTTCGACTGATACTTCGAAAAAAATTCTAGCTTGGACAAAATCGTTGGGAGTAAAAATCGATATTTTGATCAATAATGCGGGATTTGGGCTTTGGGGTGAAGCGACCGATCTTCCTGCGGCAAAAGTCGAATCGATGCTGCTATTAAACGTAAACGCGATTACTTCCCTTACCTCTACGTTCGGAAAACAAATGAAAGAAGATGGTCATGGGACTATCATGAATGTTGCCTCCACAGCTTCTCTTCAGGCCCTTCCTTTCATGGCCGCCTATGCGGCAAGTAAATCATATGTCGTTCGATTTTCGGAAGCGATAGCGGAAGAATTGGCACCGCACGGAATTAAGGTCTGCATACTTTATCCCGGTACGACTCGTACTAATTTTCTTAACGTGGCAGGAATTCAAAAAAACGATAAAAAAGGATCGCTAGGTAATATGGCGTATAGGGTTGCGATGGATCCGAAGGAAGTTGCAAGAATCGGATTCGAAGGCGTACTAGCAGGGAAGAAGAAAATCGTTCCAGGTACATTAAATAAATTGCATTATCTTTCTACGAAAATTTTCCCGAACTGGGTGGTCAGGAAAATCGCGGCAAGAATTTTCGGCAAGGCTTAG
- a CDS encoding IS481 family transposase, giving the protein MPWKEVSPMDEKVKFIAAVCDGTVSISSLCETFGISRKTGYKWLERYRKEGPEGLLERSRVPHTNPNRVGFAEERLILAVRKQHPTWGPRKLLVVLEGSHPEIIWPAASTIGSILKKRGLVKPRKKRGGMVRFSEPFRGYDHPNAVWCADFKGDFKMRDGIRCYPLTISDGYSRFLLSCKGLSGTRTYETKKEFEKCFREYGLPNAIRTDNGIPFAAGSGISLLSMWWIKLGIFPERIHPGKPQENGRHERMHRTLKAEAVYPIRSNMRQQQKAFDRFRAEYNHDRPHEALGQKPPAKIYKPSIRSYPNRLSEIFYPDHFEIRKVDDGNFYWKNQRFFITKSLGGENIGLEPVDDGIWAIYFSFVKIGYLNENTKKISRTLKV; this is encoded by the coding sequence TTGCCGTGGAAAGAGGTGTCCCCTATGGACGAGAAAGTAAAATTTATTGCCGCAGTATGCGACGGAACGGTTTCCATAAGTTCTCTTTGTGAAACATTTGGAATAAGTAGAAAGACGGGATACAAGTGGCTTGAACGGTATCGGAAGGAAGGCCCTGAAGGTCTTTTGGAGAGAAGTAGGGTTCCGCACACAAACCCGAACCGAGTAGGTTTTGCGGAAGAGCGGTTGATTCTTGCAGTTCGTAAGCAGCACCCTACTTGGGGACCTCGCAAATTGCTTGTAGTACTTGAGGGAAGTCATCCGGAAATTATTTGGCCTGCAGCGAGCACGATCGGCAGTATTCTTAAGAAAAGAGGTTTAGTAAAGCCCCGTAAGAAGAGAGGAGGAATGGTTCGTTTTTCGGAACCTTTCCGAGGTTATGATCATCCGAATGCGGTTTGGTGTGCTGATTTCAAAGGTGATTTTAAAATGCGAGACGGAATCCGTTGTTATCCCTTAACAATATCCGACGGTTACAGTCGGTTTCTTCTAAGTTGCAAAGGGCTATCAGGCACAAGGACTTACGAAACAAAGAAGGAATTTGAGAAGTGTTTTCGAGAATACGGCCTTCCGAATGCGATTAGAACGGATAATGGAATTCCGTTTGCTGCCGGGTCGGGAATTTCCCTATTATCAATGTGGTGGATCAAATTAGGTATTTTTCCGGAAAGGATTCATCCGGGAAAACCACAAGAGAACGGAAGGCATGAAAGAATGCATAGGACTTTGAAGGCAGAAGCGGTTTATCCGATTCGTTCTAATATGAGACAGCAGCAAAAGGCATTCGATCGTTTTAGAGCGGAATATAACCATGATCGTCCCCATGAGGCGTTAGGTCAAAAGCCGCCTGCGAAGATCTATAAACCTTCCATAAGATCCTATCCGAATCGTCTATCCGAGATATTTTATCCGGATCATTTTGAAATTCGTAAAGTCGATGACGGTAATTTTTATTGGAAAAATCAAAGATTCTTTATTACGAAGAGTTTAGGTGGAGAGAATATCGGCCTTGAACCTGTCGACGACGGTATATGGGCCATTTATTTCAGCTTTGTGAAAATAGGTTATTTGAATGAGAACACAAAGAAAATATCTAGGACTTTGAAAGTGTAA
- a CDS encoding low molecular weight phosphatase family protein encodes MLGEAKPLESSSMSPLFQNLRNFLEARQTETDSILPERKKILTQFAESILESFEKRSKATILFVCTQNSRRSQISQIFGAAIPQFLGIPSIKAFSGGTEISAFHPNSIAALESIGFRIENEGPPRNPKYSIRWADGTPALIAFSKKFSDPPNPHRDFIVIMVCSSADEACPYVAGAEARISLPFEDPKSADDSPEVISKYVETCERIARELLFTFQFVKSKI; translated from the coding sequence TTGCTTGGGGAAGCGAAGCCCTTAGAATCCTCTTCCATGTCGCCATTATTTCAGAATCTTAGAAATTTCTTAGAAGCTAGGCAAACTGAAACGGACAGTATTTTGCCGGAGCGAAAGAAAATTCTGACGCAATTCGCCGAATCGATTTTGGAATCCTTTGAAAAGAGAAGTAAGGCAACGATTCTATTTGTATGTACCCAGAATTCCAGGCGGAGTCAAATATCTCAGATTTTTGGAGCAGCCATTCCGCAATTTCTTGGCATTCCGAGTATCAAGGCCTTTTCGGGCGGAACTGAAATTTCCGCATTTCATCCGAATTCAATTGCTGCTTTGGAAAGTATCGGGTTTCGCATAGAAAACGAGGGTCCTCCCAGAAACCCGAAGTATTCCATTCGCTGGGCAGACGGCACACCGGCTCTAATTGCGTTTTCCAAGAAATTTTCCGATCCTCCAAATCCGCACCGGGATTTTATCGTAATCATGGTTTGTTCATCTGCTGATGAGGCCTGTCCTTATGTTGCGGGAGCGGAGGCGCGAATTAGTTTACCTTTTGAGGATCCAAAGTCCGCAGACGATTCTCCGGAGGTTATTTCTAAATATGTGGAAACCTGCGAAAGAATCGCCCGGGAATTACTCTTTACGTTTCAATTCGTAAAGAGTAAAATTTAA
- a CDS encoding membrane protein — protein MLIKVILILLSLSSMLGLGLKIHRGELGSVRESLPTIGMAFLVNFGLLPAFAVFSSRCLDLSEATLIGLFLCASSPGGASGGLFVLRAGGNPAVGGLLIALLNGANTILTPFLFSLFRGGPTFEWELFLKLLAIGFFLQGLPLLIGLVGRAYLPKLAVHSLPFVERISTGALLLSVVLLIFQYGEKAITLGPLVWIEGFAIIVVSLAASFLFFWTDLSVRASVSVVSGVRSLSLALLLAELHVRLSETLLTILMYGLLMYLSVWVASVFWKNKNSDRSSSLPEN, from the coding sequence ATGTTGATTAAAGTAATTTTGATACTCCTTTCCCTTTCTTCGATGCTGGGTTTGGGGCTAAAGATTCATCGAGGCGAACTCGGTTCCGTCCGAGAATCTTTACCTACGATCGGAATGGCTTTCCTAGTTAATTTCGGACTTTTACCGGCTTTCGCCGTTTTTTCATCAAGATGTTTGGATTTATCGGAAGCGACATTGATCGGATTATTTCTATGTGCCTCTTCGCCGGGCGGAGCGTCCGGAGGGTTATTCGTATTAAGAGCCGGCGGAAACCCGGCAGTCGGCGGACTTCTCATTGCATTGTTAAACGGCGCGAATACGATTTTGACTCCTTTCCTTTTTTCCTTATTTAGAGGAGGTCCCACATTTGAATGGGAGCTTTTTTTAAAACTATTGGCAATCGGCTTTTTTTTACAAGGCTTACCTCTTTTGATCGGTTTAGTCGGCCGCGCCTACCTACCGAAATTAGCGGTGCATTCCTTACCTTTTGTAGAACGAATCAGTACTGGGGCACTTTTACTTTCGGTAGTTCTGCTTATTTTTCAATACGGTGAAAAAGCGATCACTCTTGGTCCTTTAGTCTGGATCGAAGGATTTGCAATTATTGTCGTTTCTTTAGCTGCTTCCTTCCTCTTCTTTTGGACGGATCTTTCCGTTCGAGCCTCCGTTTCGGTCGTGTCGGGTGTTCGAAGTCTTTCTTTGGCATTATTATTGGCCGAACTTCACGTTCGGTTATCGGAAACTTTGCTTACGATTCTTATGTATGGGTTACTCATGTATCTTTCCGTCTGGGTTGCCTCGGTATTTTGGAAGAATAAAAATAGCGACCGGAGTAGTTCGCTCCCGGAGAATTAG
- a CDS encoding lipoprotein LipL41 produces the protein MRGILFGFLLGAILWLSCQRVSVEYPSFPQTKEGRELRHFLKGVRVVALAVESPSADVWGQDADISQAFIRIVPAKIFQAFSEDSYFKMVDLSKRTDIIDEASLSLTGITNGRSKLGELLGAEAILYISVGKPVYECSLEMRADYRAIGMLLLQAAANANSNKRRGHSPAPIRQNNDPVMKPTGVRKLLLPIEATLVRVDTGESKKAVISKPTTIYNGAGATSCPAMLESLSQALTEVIPEMEVRLAPKLETKSIRIFTDDDDQEIASYLSEGYEEIKGDTPSFNRAKLAWEKADAKSAGKSWAAKANLATYYFSQGDFEKAAELYESAVKLGSNKKSYLKDLSKIASSAAEAIEE, from the coding sequence ATGAGAGGAATACTATTTGGATTCTTGCTTGGAGCGATTCTTTGGCTCTCTTGCCAGAGGGTTTCGGTCGAATACCCATCGTTTCCTCAGACAAAAGAAGGCCGGGAACTTCGACATTTTCTGAAAGGGGTCCGAGTCGTTGCGTTGGCTGTCGAGTCCCCGAGCGCCGATGTTTGGGGTCAAGACGCGGATATTAGCCAAGCTTTTATTCGAATTGTTCCTGCAAAGATTTTCCAGGCTTTTTCTGAAGATTCTTACTTTAAGATGGTCGATCTAAGCAAACGAACGGACATTATAGACGAAGCGAGTTTATCTCTCACCGGAATAACGAATGGTCGATCCAAATTAGGTGAATTACTCGGAGCGGAGGCGATTCTTTATATCAGCGTCGGAAAACCGGTTTACGAATGTAGTTTGGAAATGCGCGCCGACTATAGGGCTATTGGGATGTTGCTTTTACAAGCCGCTGCCAACGCTAATTCTAACAAGAGACGTGGACATTCTCCAGCTCCGATTCGACAGAATAACGATCCGGTAATGAAGCCTACGGGCGTTCGAAAGTTACTTTTGCCGATTGAAGCGACTTTAGTGCGAGTCGATACTGGAGAATCGAAAAAGGCCGTTATCTCCAAGCCTACAACGATCTATAATGGAGCCGGGGCTACGTCCTGCCCGGCGATGTTGGAATCTTTATCTCAAGCGTTAACGGAAGTGATTCCGGAAATGGAAGTCAGGCTAGCTCCGAAATTGGAAACGAAGAGCATCCGAATTTTTACCGACGATGACGACCAGGAGATAGCTTCCTATCTTTCGGAAGGATACGAGGAGATTAAAGGGGATACTCCTAGTTTTAATCGAGCAAAATTAGCCTGGGAAAAAGCCGATGCGAAATCCGCCGGAAAAAGCTGGGCTGCAAAGGCTAATCTCGCGACTTACTACTTCTCTCAGGGAGATTTTGAAAAAGCGGCGGAATTATACGAATCCGCAGTCAAACTCGGAAGCAACAAAAAAAGTTATCTAAAAGATTTAAGTAAGATCGCTTCCTCCGCGGCAGAAGCGATCGAAGAATAA
- the ftsZ gene encoding cell division protein FtsZ: MLRFEEEADKTSPAIIKVLGIGGGGMNAVARMAHSSLRGVEYVIMNTDEQVLRRSDIENRITLGSKITRGMGAGGDPELGAKAAEEDRDRIQSIIQGADMVFVTAGMGGGTGTGAAPIVAKIAKEMKCLVVGVVTIPFSFEGRRRMELAKRGIDQLRNYVDTLILVNNESIFQVVDRDTPIDQAFRVIDDILLNAVRGISDIVNNPGIINVDFADVKVIMRDTGDAVMGVGEGSGEKKVSEAVNYAIDNALLDSRSIAGATSLLINVTGGTDLTISDWNEVSQIITSQVDPNANIIVGLTEDPELEKRIRVTVIATGFNKRPASLPTNSSAKYPTGQLQRKVVGLTEQAPVEEQRPSYYRTEPERITDTETYRSLKTRSGQSSAREDYDIPAFMRRNEKGK; encoded by the coding sequence ATGTTGCGTTTCGAAGAAGAAGCAGATAAGACAAGTCCGGCCATAATTAAAGTCCTCGGTATAGGCGGAGGCGGTATGAATGCGGTCGCGCGTATGGCTCATTCTAGTCTGCGAGGAGTGGAATACGTCATCATGAATACCGACGAGCAGGTATTGCGCCGCTCGGATATAGAAAATCGAATCACTCTCGGTTCCAAAATCACCAGAGGAATGGGGGCAGGCGGAGATCCTGAACTTGGAGCAAAAGCAGCGGAGGAAGATCGAGACAGAATCCAATCGATAATCCAAGGCGCCGATATGGTCTTCGTTACCGCGGGAATGGGGGGCGGAACAGGAACCGGCGCGGCTCCGATCGTAGCGAAGATAGCGAAAGAAATGAAATGCCTCGTTGTCGGGGTGGTAACGATTCCTTTTTCCTTCGAAGGTCGACGCAGAATGGAATTAGCCAAACGCGGCATCGATCAATTGCGAAACTATGTGGACACTCTCATTTTAGTAAATAATGAATCGATTTTTCAAGTCGTGGACCGGGATACTCCGATCGACCAGGCTTTCCGAGTCATTGACGATATTCTGTTGAACGCAGTCAGAGGTATCAGCGATATCGTAAACAATCCGGGTATTATCAATGTGGATTTTGCCGATGTGAAAGTCATAATGAGAGATACCGGCGACGCAGTCATGGGAGTGGGCGAAGGAAGCGGCGAAAAGAAAGTTTCCGAGGCCGTGAATTACGCGATCGATAATGCGCTTTTAGATTCGCGTTCAATCGCAGGCGCAACGTCTCTCTTGATCAATGTAACCGGAGGAACGGATCTTACGATTTCGGATTGGAACGAAGTGTCGCAGATCATCACGTCGCAAGTTGATCCTAACGCGAATATTATCGTGGGTTTAACCGAAGACCCTGAATTGGAAAAAAGGATTCGAGTAACGGTAATTGCAACCGGATTTAATAAACGTCCGGCAAGTTTGCCGACGAATTCAAGCGCGAAATATCCGACGGGTCAACTGCAAAGAAAGGTCGTCGGCTTGACGGAACAAGCTCCCGTAGAAGAGCAGCGTCCGTCCTATTATCGTACGGAGCCCGAGCGAATTACGGATACGGAAACCTACCGATCTCTAAAGACTCGCTCCGGACAATCCTCGGCTCGCGAAGATTATGATATTCCGGCTTTCATGCGAAGAAACGAAAAAGGAAAATAG